In Bacillota bacterium, the following are encoded in one genomic region:
- a CDS encoding cell division protein ZapA yields the protein MAEMERVEVKILERPFVLRGTASAEELERLAAETDRRMREIAEKNPHLSALQVAVLAALNLAGELEEARRLNRRLQRALEEEWSRELRPLRDGSAEGDLPSSG from the coding sequence ATGGCGGAGATGGAGCGCGTCGAGGTGAAGATCTTGGAGCGTCCGTTCGTCCTCCGGGGGACGGCTTCGGCGGAGGAGCTGGAGCGACTGGCGGCGGAGACCGACCGGCGGATGCGCGAGATCGCGGAGAAGAACCCGCACCTCTCCGCCCTGCAGGTGGCCGTGCTGGCGGCGCTCAACCTGGCGGGCGAGCTCGAGGAAGCCAGGCGCCTCAACCGCCGGCTGCAACGAGCGCTGGAGGAGGAGTGGAGCCGCGAGCTCCGCCCGCTGCGCGACGGGTCGGCCGAGGGCGACCTCCCCTCCTCCGGGTGA